DNA from Vibrio marisflavi CECT 7928:
CTGATAGTTGATCCCATTGAATGAGCGAGCAAATACTTTTTGTCGTAGTGGGCTAAATCAAATGTTTTCAACAGGTGGGACATGTCTTCAACATAATCGTTGAAGTCGTAGACATATCCCATTTCTTTGTCCTTTATTAGCCTCTCCGATAGCCCTTGTCCACGGTGGTCAAAGGAGTACACGTCATAACCTTGCATAAAGAGCTCATAGAACAACTCTTGGTACTTCCAAGTTGACTCGATTCTGCCGTTTACCACGACCACTGCTTTTTGGTGTTCAGCTGAGGTTAGCTTGCACCAATACAATTTAGTTTTATCAACGCGTGAGGTCGCAAATCCTTCTTCTCGGTTTTCCCATAGCGCAGCTGCTGCGTGATTTATCACTTTTTCAAAATTGGTCTCTTGTGTAAAAAGTGTTTGGTTTTTCATGCTGGACTGGCTCATATCACTCATAGAAGAAGAAAGAAAACCTTTGAATTATGTTCGCGTATCTGGATGAAGTCGAGCCTATAAGCAATAAATTCAACAGTAGAGCGATAATGAAGCTTTTATGACACTTCCTAGTATCTATTGACTGGTAGATACTGATTGTTCAATATATATGGAAATTCATATATGCAGATGTAAGTATGTTGCCTCACCAATTCTTTAAGTTACTTTCAGACGAAACACGGGTGCGCTGTTTAATGCTAATTGTCCATGAGCAGTGCCTATCAGTCGGTGAATTAACAGAGGCTTTGCAAGAGAGTCAGCCCAAAATCTCACGTCATTTAGCACAACTAAGGTCAAGTGGTGTATTGGTCGATTTAAGGCAAGGGCAGTGGGTTTTTTACCGTTTAAATACTGAACTTCCGGGCTGGACAAAGAAGCTTATCGAGCACCTTGTGGCTTCGAATTGTTTGAAAAATGAGTATCAGTTAGACATCGATAGAATCGCGGCAATGAAAAACAGACCCGTTTGTTGCCAGTAAAACGAATAGCTTCGGAGAGAAATGTTATGGGTATAAAAGTAGGAATTAATGGATTTGGGCGTATTGGTCGATTGGCGATGCGTGCGGCATTTGATTGGCCAGAGTTGGAGTTTGTTAAAATTAACGATGTTGCAGGTGATGCAGCAACATTGGCTCATCTGCTTGAGTTTGATTCAGTGCAAGGTCGTTGGCACCATGAAGTGCACTGTGAAGGCGACAAATTACATATTGCGGGTAAAAGCGTAGCAACGTTCCAGAAAAAGAATATTGACGATGTCGATTGGTCCGATTGCGATGTGGTGATAGAAGCTACGGGCGTACATAGAAAAACTTCCTTCCTCAATAAATACCTAGATCAAGGCGTGCAACGAGTTGTGGTTTCTGCACCAGTGAAAGAGTCAGGCATTGCTAATATTGTTGTGGGTGTCAACGACAACATATTTGATCCAGCCAAGCACCGTATTGTGACAGCAGCATCTTGTACCACTAACTGTATTGCTCCAGTAGTTAAAGTCATTCATGAGAAGCTTGGAATTGAGCAATCATCTTTCACTACGATTCACAACTTAACCAATACCCAGACTATTTTGGATGCGCCACACAAAGATTTGCGCCGAGCTCGCGCTTGTGGAACAAACTTAATCCCGACCACGACGGGAAGCGCAACGGCTATAGTGGAAATATTTCCTGAGCTGAAAGGTAAGATTAATGGTCATGCCGTGCGAGTGCCACTTGCTAATGCATCGCTCACAGACATTATTTTTGATGTGAAGCGCGATACCACAGCAGAAGAAGTGAACGCTTTGCTAAAAGAGGCATCACAAGGAGAGCTAAAAGGTATCCTTGGTTATGAAGAGAGGCCATTGGTTTCGATAGATTATAAAGGCGATCAACGTTCAACTATCGTCGATGCGCTCTCAACTATGGTTGTAGGAACGCGCATGGTTAAGATCTACGCTTGGTACGACAACGAGATGGGGTACGCAACTCGAACGGCTGAGTTGGTGCGTAAAGTCGGCTTAGCATAGAAAAGTACAGAGATATGATATCTACCTTGGACAAGCGTGTTAGGCAATACATCTTAGTGACGTTTAACTATTGGAATTTTACGTTAACCGATGGCGCGTTGAGAATGCTGGTGGTGTTGTACTTCCATGATCTCGGTTACTCCACACTAGAAATTGCTTCACTGTTTCTTTTCTATGAGTTTTTTGGTGTGGTAACCAATTTGATTGGTGGTTGGTTAGGGGCAAGGATGGGCCTCAACCGGACCATGAATATTGGCTTGGCGATGCAGATATTAGCCTTGTCTATGCTGGCTGTACCCACCGATTGGCTTGTCATACCTTGGGTTATGGCCGCTCAAGCAATCTCTGGAATAGCTAAAGACCTAAATAAGATGAGCGCTAAAAGTGCGATCAAATCTTTAGTACCAGATGAACAGCAAAATGCTCTCTACCGTTGGGTCGCCATTCTAACTGGCTCAAAAAATACCTTAAAAGGTGTTGGATTCTTCTTAGGTGGTTTACTGCTTACCTTCGTTGGTTTCAAACTCGCCGTTATGATCATGGCGGGAGTGCTCACTATTGTCTTTGTGTGCAGTTTAGTGTTTCTAGAGAGTGACTTGGGGAAAGCGAAAAGCAAGCCTAAATTTCGTCACCTGTTTTCCAAATCTAAATCAGTCAACACACTCTCTGCAGCAAGAATGTTCTTATTTGGTGCCCGTGATGTCTGGTTTGTTGTGGCGCTACCTATCTATCTTGGCAGCGTATTTGGTTGGGACCATCTGTTAGTCGGTGGATTCATAGCTGTCTGGGTGATGGCTTATGGCGTTGTTCAGGGGGGCGCACCAAGAATCACCGGCAAGGAGAAAGGTCATGTGCCAGATGGGCGAGCCGTGTTGGTGTGGGCCTTAGTATTGTCAGTGATCACGGGCGTTATCGCTTACTTGGTGCAAATAGGTTGGCAGCCAGAAGCCGTTATTATTGTTGGTTTGATGATATTTGGAGCTGTGTTTGCTATCAACTCGTCACTGCATTCATACCTTATTGTTAGCTATGCAAAAGGAGATGGCGTATCACTTGATGTCGGCTTTTACTACATGGCGAATGCGATGGGGCGTTTAGTTGGTACTGTTCTTTCGGGTTGGGTATTTCAATTGGGTGGTATTGTTCCGTGCCTTTGGGTTTCTTTTGCCTTCTTGCTGGCAGCATCAGTGATTTCAATAAAGTTACCTCAGCTACAAAAGCATTAGTATTTACATAAATTTACCCGTAAGCATATAGAAAAAAAGCCAGTTATAACCAACAATTAGATTAGGCCGATTGGAAATGGAGGGAAGCCATGTCTGATATTGAGAAAGTCATCCTACGAACGCGTAAAATCGAGTCGTTACTTAGGCTGCAGTATCATGCTGAAGGGCAGGGTCTAGATCAGCTTATCACCAGCTGTGAAGAGCGTTTACCTCATGATGTGATTGACAAATTGCGCTACATTGCTTCGACTTATGACAAAGTTGTCCATGAGGATAAATACCAGTCAGACATAGAACGTCAGTTTCTGTCAGTCTGTAACGATTGTGAGCGTGAGTTGACGCCTAGAAGTGGTCGCTTTATCTGGCGAGTCGCCATCACTCTCATGACACTCATTACTTTAATCGCGATTGCTTTTTACTATGCTCATTGGGACGAGTTGACTCGGCACATCATTGTTAACCCACGTTGATCTTTTAAAACAAAGCTTATATTTCACCCAATAAAAAAGGACGCCAATCGGAGCGTCCTTTTTTGTTTTTATGTATTGCTTAGAAAAGCAAGGGCAGTGCGGTAAATGCACTGAGTATTAAGGCGATTATTACAAGACCTTGTTTTTGCGAGGAAGAAATCATAGCACTGCTCCTATAGATTGGTTAACGAAAGTATGTTTTATATACTAGCATTACTTTTTGGGGTAAATCAAACTTTTTGCGCTATATTTTGTAAATTAGATACTTTAGTTCGGCATTTTTACCTGTAAATGACATGTTTTTTGTGGTTTTTCTGTCAGATTTAAATTTGTTCAAGTTGCGTTTTTTGGGTTTGTAGTGCTTGTAAGTTATTGAAAATTAAATAATAAAATAAAGCCTATTTTATGTTCTATTCAGGATGCTTATATTTAGTAGGCGTAGATCTAGAAGTTGTTGTTATATGCCCAAATTATTTAGTTTTTTTAGTTTGTAAGTTCGTTATCGATAACGGTTCTCAACCTAAAGTGAGGCAATTGACAATTTCCTAACCTTTTCTTGTCATAAGCAGGACTAGAGGTTATGTAGCTAGAATAGTAGTTCTCGATACAATCACTTATTATTAAGCTTATGATATATAATTAAATAATTTTTGTTTATTTTTTCTTTCATTGTTCCAATTCCTAGTTAATTAGCGCTTTTTCACCAATACCTTCGTTAGATATCGGAGGAAAATTGTAATCTTGATCTCTAAGTGCCAATTAGTGATGTATCTAGAGTGGAGAGTGAGTTTTGTGTAGTTCGATGGAGAGGTAATGAGACAAATTGTCATGAATGTATCGAATGACATCTAGCAAAAGGCTATCTATTGTTGCTATATTCGCACTAAGAATTGTATCAGTTACTAAGAGTGGTTAGATGGATATCATCTCTGTCTCCGTGATGCTGTTTTTGATCATGGACCCAATGGGTAACTTACCCATTTTTTCATCCGTATTACGTCATGTAGAGAAAAAGAGAAGGCGAGTTGTATTAATTCGTGAACTTCTGTTTGCACTCGCTGTAATGTTGCTTTTTTTATACTCTGGAGAAAGGATTTTAAACTTCTTATCGCTCCAGCAAGAAGCGATTACCATTTCTGGCGCAATTATTTTGTTCCTAATTTCGTTGAAAATGATTTTCCCGAGTAAAGATGGCTCATTTGGGTTAGCAGCAGGTGAGGAGCCTTTTATCGTCCCCTTGGCGATTCCAATGCTGGCAGGGCCATCAATATTGGCAACGTTGATTTTGATATCCCACCAAAAACCACATCAAGTTGGTGAGTTGGCACTGTCGCTGATTATTGCTTGGGCGGCATCGTCGTTGATTTTACTTCTTGGTGAAGTGTTCGAAAGAATTGTGGGTCCAAAAGGGCTTGCAGCGATAGAGAGGTTAATGGGGATGTTACTGCTCATGATATCGGTGCAAATGTTCCTAAATGGCATTTTGAGCTACATAGAGCACTTACATAAAGTGGTGGGCTAAGTTAATCGCTCAGATGCTAAAAGGGCTAGACTTGCGTCTAGCCCTTTTACATTAGGTCATGTGCTTTCTGCGGATATCGAGCAGAGAAAAAATACCAAACACTAAAATTGACCATTTCTCCCAGCGAGTCATATTAATTTTATCGCCAAACGCACCTATAAAGATAAGCATCTGCAAGCCATGCATGATAAATAAGAATGCGGTCATAATATATAATACGATGGCCGTTTTACCCGGGAACGGATGGAAAACATTAGCGATGAGCACTAACCAGACAAACGCAATTGCAGCTTTTGCTAGCAAGATAAGTATTTTCATTCAGAAGTCCTTGTAAATAATCGATAGCAGACTTGACCTGCCACTTTTTCCCTGTGCAACTGCCAGTTATTTGGTAATCCAGTTAAACTCAGTTCTTTTTCAGTTTCAATGTAAATCAGAGCATCTTGAGCCAACCAATTGTTTGATTCAAGTAATGACATGGTTTTTTCAAGTAACCCTTGTCTAAAGGGTGGATCAATAAATACGATATGATTGGGTGTGCCGGGTTGCTCAAGAAAAGAAAGTGCATCGCTATTAACGACATGGATATTGTCTGCCTTTAGCGAATCAATATTGCTCTTAA
Protein-coding regions in this window:
- a CDS encoding metalloregulator ArsR/SmtB family transcription factor, translated to MLPHQFFKLLSDETRVRCLMLIVHEQCLSVGELTEALQESQPKISRHLAQLRSSGVLVDLRQGQWVFYRLNTELPGWTKKLIEHLVASNCLKNEYQLDIDRIAAMKNRPVCCQ
- a CDS encoding ArsJ-associated glyceraldehyde-3-phosphate dehydrogenase; protein product: MGIKVGINGFGRIGRLAMRAAFDWPELEFVKINDVAGDAATLAHLLEFDSVQGRWHHEVHCEGDKLHIAGKSVATFQKKNIDDVDWSDCDVVIEATGVHRKTSFLNKYLDQGVQRVVVSAPVKESGIANIVVGVNDNIFDPAKHRIVTAASCTTNCIAPVVKVIHEKLGIEQSSFTTIHNLTNTQTILDAPHKDLRRARACGTNLIPTTTGSATAIVEIFPELKGKINGHAVRVPLANASLTDIIFDVKRDTTAEEVNALLKEASQGELKGILGYEERPLVSIDYKGDQRSTIVDALSTMVVGTRMVKIYAWYDNEMGYATRTAELVRKVGLA
- the rsmD gene encoding 16S rRNA (guanine(966)-N(2))-methyltransferase RsmD; amino-acid sequence: MVKRRQQNTAHKTSSTGHVRIISGLWRGRKLPVHDAEGLRPTTDRVKETLFNWIATDIPNARCLDLFAGSGGLGFEAASRQAEKVTLIELNKQAYQQIKSNIDSLKADNIHVVNSDALSFLEQPGTPNHIVFIDPPFRQGLLEKTMSLLESNNWLAQDALIYIETEKELSLTGLPNNWQLHREKVAGQVCYRLFTRTSE
- a CDS encoding DUF1145 domain-containing protein is translated as MKILILLAKAAIAFVWLVLIANVFHPFPGKTAIVLYIMTAFLFIMHGLQMLIFIGAFGDKINMTRWEKWSILVFGIFSLLDIRRKHMT
- the arsJ gene encoding organoarsenical effux MFS transporter ArsJ, yielding MISTLDKRVRQYILVTFNYWNFTLTDGALRMLVVLYFHDLGYSTLEIASLFLFYEFFGVVTNLIGGWLGARMGLNRTMNIGLAMQILALSMLAVPTDWLVIPWVMAAQAISGIAKDLNKMSAKSAIKSLVPDEQQNALYRWVAILTGSKNTLKGVGFFLGGLLLTFVGFKLAVMIMAGVLTIVFVCSLVFLESDLGKAKSKPKFRHLFSKSKSVNTLSAARMFLFGARDVWFVVALPIYLGSVFGWDHLLVGGFIAVWVMAYGVVQGGAPRITGKEKGHVPDGRAVLVWALVLSVITGVIAYLVQIGWQPEAVIIVGLMIFGAVFAINSSLHSYLIVSYAKGDGVSLDVGFYYMANAMGRLVGTVLSGWVFQLGGIVPCLWVSFAFLLAASVISIKLPQLQKH
- a CDS encoding DUF4145 domain-containing protein — protein: MSDIEKVILRTRKIESLLRLQYHAEGQGLDQLITSCEERLPHDVIDKLRYIASTYDKVVHEDKYQSDIERQFLSVCNDCERELTPRSGRFIWRVAITLMTLITLIAIAFYYAHWDELTRHIIVNPR
- a CDS encoding YhgN family NAAT transporter translates to MDIISVSVMLFLIMDPMGNLPIFSSVLRHVEKKRRRVVLIRELLFALAVMLLFLYSGERILNFLSLQQEAITISGAIILFLISLKMIFPSKDGSFGLAAGEEPFIVPLAIPMLAGPSILATLILISHQKPHQVGELALSLIIAWAASSLILLLGEVFERIVGPKGLAAIERLMGMLLLMISVQMFLNGILSYIEHLHKVVG